One window from the genome of Calliopsis andreniformis isolate RMS-2024a chromosome 12, iyCalAndr_principal, whole genome shotgun sequence encodes:
- the Pgant7 gene encoding N-acetylgalactosaminyltransferase 7: MRIVKLKRNRLFNIFIYCVLFLFILYAVINFFSEKPINSLKEYWVEGLKGKQVPVLVKDLGNFEPQHVPIRTGPGEGGKPHILRDDQQNDIQQSESEYGMNMVCSDEISLDRAVPDTRMPECKHWNYPEVLPRTSVIIVFHNEGWSVLMRTVHSVMNRTPPQFLEEILLVDDFSDKENLKGDLESYIEQWGGKVKLIRNYERQGLIRTRSRGAREAKGEVIVFLDAHCEVNVNWLPPLLAPIAADRTVMTVPIIDGIDHKTFEYRPVYQEGHLYRGIFEWGMLYKENELPAREQKTRPYNSMPYRSPTHAGGLFAINREYFLSLGGYDEGLLVWGGENFELSFKIWQCGGSILWVPCSHVGHVYRGFMPYTFGKLAQKKKGPLITINYKRVIETWFDDKYKEFFYTREPLARLLDHGDISEQLAFKKRKRCKSFQWYMENVAYDVFDKFPELPANIHWGELRNVATGACLDTMGHSPPSLMATSHCHGFGNNQLVRLNTKGQLGIGERCVSADGQGVKFVFCRLGTVDGPWQYDEKTKTLLHRVHKKCMALHPQTQQLSLMPCDVNNTYQQWSFHQIHPRWM, translated from the exons gtTCCAGTTTTAGTAAAAGATCTAGGAAACTTTGAACCACAGCATGTACCAATTAGAACTGGACCTGGAGAAGGTGGTAAGCCTCATATCTTGCGAGATGATCAACAAAATGATATTCAACAATCAGAATCTGAATATGGTATGAACATGGTATGCTCGGATGAAATTTCATTGGACAGAGCAGTTCCTGATACAAGAATGCCAGA ATGTAAACATTGGAATTATCCAGAAGTACTTCCTCGTACTAGTGTAATAATAGTATTTCATAATGAAGGCTGGTCAGTATTAATGAGAACTGTTCATAGTGTAATGAATCGTACTCCGCCTCAGTTTTTGGAAGAAATTTTACTTGTAGATGATTTTTCCGATAAAG AAAACTTGAAAGGGGACTTGGAATCTtacattgaacaatggggaggaAAAGTTAAGTTAATAAGGAATTATGAAAGACAAGGTTTAATAAGAACAAGATCACGTGGTGCACGTGAGGCTAAAGGTGAAGTTATAGTATTTTTGGATGCTCATTGCGAAGTTAATGTTAATTGGTTACCACCTCTTCTAGCACCAATAGCTGCCGATAG aacTGTAATGACAGTTCCTATAATAGATGGTATTGATCATAAAACTTTTGAATATCGTCCAGTATATCAAGAAGGACATTTATATAGAGGCATTTTCGAATGGGGAATGTTATACAAAGAAAATGAACTTCCTGCCAGAGAACAAAAGACACGACCTTATAACAGCATGCCATATAG GTCTCCTACTCATGCTGGTGGTTTATTTGCAATAAACCGTGAATATTTTCTATCATTGGGTGGATATGATGAAGGGTTACTTGTATGGGGAGGAGAAAATTTTGAATTATCATTTAAAATATGGCAATGTGGAGGAAGTATTCTTTGGGTACCATGCTCACATGTTGGTCATGTATATAGAGGATTTATGCCTTACACATTTGGTAAATTGGCTCAGAAAAAGAAAGGGCCattgataaccata AACTATAAAAGAGTTATTGAAACATGGTTCGATGATAAGTATAAGGAATTCTTTTATACAAGAGAACCATTAGCAAGATTACTTGATCATGGTGACATATCAGAGCAATTGGCTTTTAAAAAACGAAAAAGGTGTAAAAGTTTTCAATGGTATATGGAAAATGTAGCTTATGATGTTTTTGATAAATTTCCTGAGTTACCAGCGAATATTCACTGGGGAGAG TTGCGAAATGTAGCAACAGGAGCATGTTTAGATACAATGGGTCATTCACCTCCGAGCTTAATGGCTACATCTCATTGTCATGGATTTGGTAATAACCag TTGGTTAGGTTAAATACTAAAGGCCAATTAGGTATAGGAGAACGATGTGTATCTGCTGATGGGCAAGGTGTGAAATTTGTATTCTGTCGACTAGGAACTGTAGATGGTCCATGGCAATACGATGAG AAAACGAAAACACTTCTACATAGAGTGCATAAAAAATGTATGGCACTACATCCGCAAACTCAGCAACTGTCTTTAATGCCATGCGATGTAAATAATACATATCAGCAATGGTCTTTCCATCAAATTCATCCACGTTGGATGTGA